The DNA sequence TTGGACCGATCGGCGACAGAGCAAACAGGAGCCAGGCGGCTCGACCGGCCATGACAGCGGCGACGGAGACCGATCGCGCGCTTGTCGACCGGGTCGCGAAGAGCGACCGGGCCGCCGTGCGGCTCCTGTTCATGCGTCACCACGCGCGGATCTACCGCTTCGTGGCGCGCCAGACGGGATCGGAAATGATGGCTGACGATATCGCCAACGAGGTGTTTCTCGAACTGTGGCGCCAGGCGCCGGGTTTCGAAGGGCGCTCCGAAGTCTCGACATGGCTGCTCGGCATCGCCCGCTTCAAGGCGCTGTCGCTGCTGCGCAAGAAGAAGGAAGACTGGATCGACGACGAGGCCGCCGCCGCGGTGCCCGACAGCGCCGACACGCCTGAGATCGTCACCATGAAGGAGGATAAGGCCGCCGCCTTGCGCCGCCTGATTGATGCCTTGCCCGAGGAGCACCGCACGGTGATCGATCTCGCCTATTATCTAGGCCAGTCGGTGATCGAGATCGCCGAGGTGCTCGACATTCCGGTCGCGACCGTCAAGACCCGTATGTTCTACGCCCGCAAGAAACTCGGCGAAGCCCTGAAGGCCGCCGGTTACGACAGGGGGTGGCCATGAGCGCCGCTGAAAAGATGTCGCGCCGCGACGAAATGGAAACGCTGCTGCCGTTCTACCTGAACGGCTCGCTCGAAGGTTCGGATCTGGAAGCCGTCGAGGAATGGCTGGCCAACGATCCCTCGGCACTTGCCGCGCTTGGCGAGGCGGAAGCCGAATTCTCCGGCACCGCGGCGGCCAATGAGGCGATCCGCCCGCCGGCCGATGCGCTCAGCCGCTTCGCCAAGGCGCTGGACGCGGAGGCCGGGCCTGCACGCAGGCCGGCCGGATCGTCCTGGCTGGCGCAGGCGTGGGGCCGTTTCATGGCGGTGCCGGTCGGCGTCGCCTGGGCGGCGGCCGCGGTTCTGCTGGCCTTGATCGCCGTGCAGTCGCTGGTGCAGCCCGGCGGCAAGGGCGGCAATTTCGAGATCGCCGGCGCACAAGACGATCTGGCCAAATTGCCGTTTGCGCTGGTCAAGTTCAAGCCGGACGCCAGGATGGCCGACATTGCCGTCTTCCTCGACGCCAACAAGCTCAAGTTCATCGGCGGACCGACCGCCGATGGCATCTTCAGGCTCGCCATTCCGGCGACGACAGCCGCCGACTACGAGAAGGCGCGCAGCCTTATTGCCGCCCAGCCTTTCGCCGAGACTGTGATCGAGGGAAGGAAACCTGTTGATGGCGGCTGAGGCGGTCATTCGATTTGCGGCTGTCCTTGCGGCGGCGATGACAATCGCCGCCGTGCCTGTGTCGGCGCAGACCAACGACGGCAATCCCGAGCGGGCCAAAATCGATTGCAGCAACGACGCCAATGCAATGGCGGCCGACTGCGTCAAGGACGGCGGCGCCACCAAAGGCGGGTCGGGTGCGGCCCAGGCCAGCGCCGTTTTTCTGCCCGCCTTGATCGTCGACCTTTTCCCCAATCCGGCCGCCCCTCCTACACCGGTGCCGGCACCACGGCCGGAGCCCGCGACTTCCCCCGGGGGCAACCAGGCCGGCCCACCAGCCAGTGGACCGATCGTCTCGCCGACCGATCTCATCACCGTCCAGTCGCGGCGCGCCGTGACCGGGGAGTTCGTGCCGGACGAGGTGCTGGTGACGGTCGATGGCGATGCCGGTGCCGTGCAGCAGATCGCCGCTTCCTTCGGCCTAGAAGTACGCTCGCAGCGCCAGTCCCGGCTGCTTGGCGCCACTTTGGTGCGTTTCGGCATTCCCGATGGCCGCCCTGTCGGCGTGGTGCTGGCGCAGCTTGCCGCCGACGGCCGCACGCGGCGCCGCGAGCCCAACCACATCTACTCGCTGCAGCAGGCGGCCGGCATCGTCAACTATGCCTTCGACCGCATCGCGCTCGACGCCAAACAGGCCAGCGGCGAGAACGTGCGCGTCGCCGTCATCGATACCGGCATCGACGACAGCAATCCGGCGCTTGCCGGCGTCATCGCCGCGCAGTTCGACGCCATGCCCGACGTGCCGATCGAAAAGCGCGACCACGGCACTTCGATCGACGGTCTGATTGCCGGCGTCGGCCCGCTGGAAGGCATGGCGCCGGGCGCCAGGATCTACCATGCGCGCGCCTTCGAGGGCGGCAAGTCGACCATGGACGTCATCCTGTCGGCGCTCGACTGGGCGGCGGACCAGAATGTCAGCATCATCAATATGAGCTTCGTCGGACCGAAAAACGACCTGCTCGGCACCGCCTGCCGCAATGCACGGGCGCTTGGCATGGTGCTGGTGGCGGCGGCCGGCAATAACGGGCCGAAGGCGCCCTACGGCTATCCGGCCGCCTTTGACGGCGTCATCGCCGTGACGGCCACCGACGCCAAGGATGCGTTGATGCCGCAGGCCAATCGCGGCGCCTATGTGTTCATCTCGGCGCCGGGCGTCGACATGGTGGCGCCGAGCGGCGCCGGCTCGGACGTCGTCACGGGCACCTCGTTTGCCGCGGCAATCGTCAGTGGCGCCATCGCCAACCTCATCCATGCCACGCCCGACCGCTCGGCCGACGACATCGAGAAGGCGCTTGCGGCGACCGCGAAGGATCTCGGGCTTAAGGGGCGCGACAATGATTTCGGCTACGGCCTGCTGGACATCAAGGCTGCAGGGACGGCGAAGGAATAGCCAACGACGGCTCAGGCCGCGCTTTGCCGGGACGAAGCAGGAACCAGAACGCGGCGATGTGCGTGATCATCAGCAGCGGCACGTAGATGATGGGAATCGCATAGGTGGCTCCCAACTGCTCCGCATGCTCGGGAAGGTCTGTCTGGATGGCGTGGTAATAGTCGACGACAAGGTCAGCCATTCCGACAACATTGAAGGCGACGACGAATGCCCAGAAGAGCAGGCGAACTCTGACCGTCAGCAATGCCAGCATGGCCAGCACCCCGGTGGCGAAGTCGCCATAGGCGGCGAACATGGCGAAGCCGGCAGGCAGATTGGGGCCGACTACGCCCGGAAGCAGGAACACGAGACCGAAGAAGCGGAAACTGTGCAGCGTGGCAATGGCGCGTTGCGCCGCCATGCGATCCATCGAGTCCAGCCATGGCAGGCCATATGCACCGAAGCAAAGCAGTCATGCGACATAGCCCAGGACGAGTTGGATCTGGAACAGCATCGGCGTTGACATCGGTTTCCTCGCAACAGGTGGTCATGCGGTCCCGCGCACTTCGACCGTTAGCTAAGACTGCTTTCATAGTTCGGCCATCCGCTGTAATCAGAACAGCCTATGAAGCAGAGATACACAATCCGGCACGGTGCGTTGGACGGGGTCGAGGTATTCCTGGCCGTCGCGCGGCATCGTAACTTCCGCCGTGCCGCGGCCGAACTGGCGGTAACGCCGTCCGCGGTAAGCCAGGCGGTGCGCGCGCTGGAAGCCCGCATCGGTGCGGCCCTGTTTGCCCGCACGACCCGAAGCGTCGGCCTGACCGAGGCTGGCCAGCGGTTCCTCGACCGCGCCGGACCTGCCTTCGAGGAGATCATGGCCGCAGGCGAGGTCGCCCGCGATGTCGGCCAGCGGCCGACCGGGCTTTTGCGACTGTCCCTGCCCCGCGCGGTCGTGCCGCTGGTCCTGGAGCCTATGATCGCGTCGTTCTGCCGGGCCTATCCCGAGATCGAACTGGAGATCGCCGCCAGCGACGAGATGGTCGATCTCGCCGCCGGCGGATTCGATGCCGGCATCCGGCTGGGCCAGTTCATAGCGCCCGACATGATCGCGGTGCGGCTGACGCCGCCCTTCTCCTTCGTGGTCGTCGGCAGCCCGGACTATCTCGAGCGCCACGGCCAGCCAGAACAGATCACCGATCTGCGCCACCACGCCTGCCTGCGCCTGCGCCGCGCGAACGGCGCCGTCGCACCCTGGTCCTTCGCCGACGGCAGCGGGGCGATCGAGGCGGTCGTCTCGGGCCCGCTGATCGCGCATGACTATCCAACCTTGCTGGGGGCCGCGATCCAAGGCGTCGGCCTGGCGCAGACGCCTCGGCCTGTCGCCGACGGCGCAATAGAACAGGGAAAACTCAAACCGGTGCTGGAACACTTTGCCGGCGCGACACCTGGCGTCTTCCTCTATCATCCTGGCAAGCGTCAGGTCCTGCCGAAGCTGCGCGCCTTCATCGATCATCTTAAATCCGCGGTCTGAGACAACGGGTAGAGGCAGCGCAGAAGTCGTTCCAGCAATTGACCCCGCTGGCGAGTGGTCAGGCCGGCGCGCCGGCGACCGATCCCCTGACCACCAGGTCGACTGGCCAGACCTCGCCGCGCGCGCCCTCCTCCAGTCCCGATATCCGCGCCGCCAGCCGCTCGGCGATGCGTGCGCCGGCCAGCCGGATCGACGAGCGCGTCGTGGACAGCGGCACGGAAAAATTCTCCGGCTTCAGCCAGGGAAAAACGTCGTCATGGGCAATCAGCGAGACGTCGCCGGGAATGCTGAGGCCAAGGTCGCGCACCGCGCGCACGACACCGAGCGCCATGATCAGGCTGGAACAGGCGATTGCCGTCGGCGCGCCTTCCTGTTCGAGCAGGCGCCGGGCGGCGCGATAGCCGTTCTCCTCGGTCATGACGAGCGAGCAGACATGGCGATCGTCCAATGCCAGGCCACTGGCGGCCAGCGCCCGGCGCAGGCCGCGCTCGCGGTGGATGGCAAAGGTCTCGCGGTCGTCGCCATTGATCAGCGCCAGCCGCCGGTGGCCGAGTTGGACGAGCAGCCGCGCGGCTTCGTGGAAGGCGCCTTCATTGTCGATGTCGAGAAAGGGATAGTCGAAATTCAGGCCCTCGCTGCGGCCATGGACGATGAAAGGAATGCCGAGCGTGTTGACCAGCGCCACGCGCCGGTCCTGCGGCCTCGGCGAAGAGATGTAGACGGCATCGACCTGCCGGTTGGCGACGATGCGGCGGTAGGTCGTTTCCTGGTCATCGGCATCGGTCGGTGACAGGACAAGGTCGAGCTCGTGCGAGCGGGCATAGTCGCCAAGACCGGACAGGAATTCGACGAAATGGGGATCGATGTCGACGGCTGCACCCGTCGGCAGGACATAGCCGATCATTCCGGACTTACCCGTGGCCAGCCGGCGCGCACTCGGATTGGGGCGATAGCCGTGGCGCTTGGCTGCGTCCACGACACGCCTGCGGGTTTCCTCGTTGACTTCGGGATAGCCGTTCAGCGCCCGGCTTACCGTGGTCTGGGAAAGCGCCAGCATATGCGCGAGTTGCTTGAGGTTCACGAGAGGCCTCCCTGCCTCAAAGCGCTTTTAAATTGAATCGACCCAAACGCCACAAGGGCGTGGCCAACTCCACATGGACCATAAGCGTGCCGGGGCCCTGTTTGAAACGAAAATTGCTGCTGCAGTGCCGAAAAAGCATGTTGCGGTGCAAATTTTTGGACCCTGGCAGACGGCGACTAAATCGATTAGTTCCTGCTCCCCCTTGACACCCGCCCGATTCAGTGGCGAGATCAACAAAGCCAAAGCGCTTTGGAAGACTGTTCGAAAGGTTGCGGTTCCCTTGCGACTGAGTCACAGTCCTGCGGCGTCGGCGGGCGGAATGGAGGTTCCGTCCGGTGTGTGTGACCCACTGGGAGGAATACCGATGAAGAAAATGCTTTTGCTGGGTGTTGCGTCTGCCGCATTCGCCCTGAGCGCGCCCGCGCATGCCGAACTGAAGTTCAAGCCGGGCGAGGACAAGCGCTTCAACTGGGCGAATTACGAGGACCTCAAGAAAGTCGACCTCAAGGGCGAGACCCTGACCATCTTCGGACCGTGGCGTGGCGAGGACGAGACGCTTGTCCGGTCGGTACTCGATTATTTCTCCGAAGCCACCGGCGCAGAGGTCAAATATTCCTCGTCCGAGAATTACGAGCAACAGATCGTCATCGACACCCAGGCCGGCAGCCCGCCCAACATCGCCGTCCTGCCGCAGCCGGGCCTCATCCAGGACCTCGCTTCCAAGGGCGTGCTGACCCCGCTCGGCGACGACGTCGCAGCCTGGGTCAAGGAGAATTACGCCGCCGGCGACTCCTGGGCCAAGCTCGGAACTTACAACGGCAAGGACGGCAAGCCGGGCTTCTATGCCTTTCCCTACAAGATCGACGTGAAGGGGCTGGTCTGGTACTCGCCCGACAATTTCGAGGAAGCTGGCTACAAGGTGCCGAAGACGCAGGAAGAACTTGCCGAACTCGAGAAGAAGATCATCGCCGATGGCGGCAAGCCGTGGTGTATCGGGCTTGGTTCGGGCGGCGCGACGGGCTGGCCGGCGACCGACTGGGTCGAGGACATCATGCTGCGCACGCAGACTCCCGAAGTCTACGACAAGTGGGTGAAGAACGAGATTCCGTTCAACGACCCGGCCGTGGTCAACGCCATCGACATCTTCGGCAAGATCGCCACCGACGACAAGATGGTCGACGGCGGCGCCAAGGCGGTCGCGGCGACCGACTTCCGCGACAGCCCGAAGGGCCTCTTTACCGTACCGCCGAAGTGCTACATGCACCATCAGGCATCGTTCATCCCCTCCTTCTTCCCGGAGGGCGTGAAGCTTGGCCAGGATGCGGACTTCTTCCCCTACCCGCCCTACGCCGCCAAGCCGGAACTCGGGACGCCGCTGGAAGTCGCCGGAACGCTGGTGATGATCACCAAGGATTCCAAGGCATCGCGCGAATTCATCAAGTTCCTGCAGATGCCGCTCGCGCATGAATTGTGGATGGCACAGAAGAGCTTCGTCACACCCTTCAAGGGGGCCAACAAGGACGCCTATGGCAGCGATGCGCTGAAGAAGCAGGGCGAGATCCTGGTCGGCGCCACGACGGTGCGCTTCGACGGCTCCGACCTGATGCCCGGCAAGGTCGGCGCCGGCTCGTTCTGGACTGGCATGATCGACCTGGTCGGCGGCAAGTCCGCCCAGGACGTCGCCACCGACATCCAGAAGAGCTGGGACGCCATCAAATAGGCCGCTCCGGCGCGACCTGATCTTTCCTCATCTTGCTGCTGGATCCGGG is a window from the Mesorhizobium australicum WSM2073 genome containing:
- a CDS encoding sigma-70 family RNA polymerase sigma factor, translated to MTAATETDRALVDRVAKSDRAAVRLLFMRHHARIYRFVARQTGSEMMADDIANEVFLELWRQAPGFEGRSEVSTWLLGIARFKALSLLRKKKEDWIDDEAAAAVPDSADTPEIVTMKEDKAAALRRLIDALPEEHRTVIDLAYYLGQSVIEIAEVLDIPVATVKTRMFYARKKLGEALKAAGYDRGWP
- a CDS encoding S8 family serine peptidase, yielding MAAEAVIRFAAVLAAAMTIAAVPVSAQTNDGNPERAKIDCSNDANAMAADCVKDGGATKGGSGAAQASAVFLPALIVDLFPNPAAPPTPVPAPRPEPATSPGGNQAGPPASGPIVSPTDLITVQSRRAVTGEFVPDEVLVTVDGDAGAVQQIAASFGLEVRSQRQSRLLGATLVRFGIPDGRPVGVVLAQLAADGRTRRREPNHIYSLQQAAGIVNYAFDRIALDAKQASGENVRVAVIDTGIDDSNPALAGVIAAQFDAMPDVPIEKRDHGTSIDGLIAGVGPLEGMAPGARIYHARAFEGGKSTMDVILSALDWAADQNVSIINMSFVGPKNDLLGTACRNARALGMVLVAAAGNNGPKAPYGYPAAFDGVIAVTATDAKDALMPQANRGAYVFISAPGVDMVAPSGAGSDVVTGTSFAAAIVSGAIANLIHATPDRSADDIEKALAATAKDLGLKGRDNDFGYGLLDIKAAGTAKE
- a CDS encoding LysR family transcriptional regulator, producing MKQRYTIRHGALDGVEVFLAVARHRNFRRAAAELAVTPSAVSQAVRALEARIGAALFARTTRSVGLTEAGQRFLDRAGPAFEEIMAAGEVARDVGQRPTGLLRLSLPRAVVPLVLEPMIASFCRAYPEIELEIAASDEMVDLAAGGFDAGIRLGQFIAPDMIAVRLTPPFSFVVVGSPDYLERHGQPEQITDLRHHACLRLRRANGAVAPWSFADGSGAIEAVVSGPLIAHDYPTLLGAAIQGVGLAQTPRPVADGAIEQGKLKPVLEHFAGATPGVFLYHPGKRQVLPKLRAFIDHLKSAV
- a CDS encoding substrate-binding domain-containing protein gives rise to the protein MNLKQLAHMLALSQTTVSRALNGYPEVNEETRRRVVDAAKRHGYRPNPSARRLATGKSGMIGYVLPTGAAVDIDPHFVEFLSGLGDYARSHELDLVLSPTDADDQETTYRRIVANRQVDAVYISSPRPQDRRVALVNTLGIPFIVHGRSEGLNFDYPFLDIDNEGAFHEAARLLVQLGHRRLALINGDDRETFAIHRERGLRRALAASGLALDDRHVCSLVMTEENGYRAARRLLEQEGAPTAIACSSLIMALGVVRAVRDLGLSIPGDVSLIAHDDVFPWLKPENFSVPLSTTRSSIRLAGARIAERLAARISGLEEGARGEVWPVDLVVRGSVAGAPA
- a CDS encoding ABC transporter substrate-binding protein, translated to MKKMLLLGVASAAFALSAPAHAELKFKPGEDKRFNWANYEDLKKVDLKGETLTIFGPWRGEDETLVRSVLDYFSEATGAEVKYSSSENYEQQIVIDTQAGSPPNIAVLPQPGLIQDLASKGVLTPLGDDVAAWVKENYAAGDSWAKLGTYNGKDGKPGFYAFPYKIDVKGLVWYSPDNFEEAGYKVPKTQEELAELEKKIIADGGKPWCIGLGSGGATGWPATDWVEDIMLRTQTPEVYDKWVKNEIPFNDPAVVNAIDIFGKIATDDKMVDGGAKAVAATDFRDSPKGLFTVPPKCYMHHQASFIPSFFPEGVKLGQDADFFPYPPYAAKPELGTPLEVAGTLVMITKDSKASREFIKFLQMPLAHELWMAQKSFVTPFKGANKDAYGSDALKKQGEILVGATTVRFDGSDLMPGKVGAGSFWTGMIDLVGGKSAQDVATDIQKSWDAIK